The stretch of DNA CCAATCAGGTTCTTTTTTAGAAAATTAAGACCAGTTAGCGGTATATAGCAGCCTATTCGTTCTATCATTTTTTACCTAATTGTTCTTGGATACCTTGCGATCTCTTTAGTAAAGCGATGTAAACAAACGCCAACGAAGCGCCCTATTGACATGCTCGCCCGGAGTACAAAGGATGCTACAGCAATTTTCAAATCCTTTGTAGTCACGAGAACACCTAAAGAGAGTACGAAATCGACACCAAACCCTATCGGCGCAACACTCAGTACTTTTTGCCATTGTGAAGGGTATCTTGCTATATACACGGGCAATGATACGTGCGAATAAATGCCTCGTTTTAAGGCAGAAACGACAGTAATATCGTCAGCATTACTATAAATTTTCAAGTTAGCCCTTAGAGTACGAGGATTGAAGGCAACAATACGATTCCAAAGATCTAAATCCTCAAAACCTTTCAAGTTCTCATCCCAACCGCCTACAGCGCAGATCAAAGATTTTCTCATTAACCTCGGCCAATAAATCCAATTATTCCTAAAATATGCAACTTGAGTCCAGGAAGCCTCTTGTGCTCTTGCCCAGATCGAAGATCCTGACCAGATCTCATCACAGGTTACTGCATCGCAATTAGATTTATTCAAATGATTTCTAAGCTTTTCAATAAACTCTGAAGGCAGCCATTGATCGGCATCAACAATCAGTATATATTCTGCTGTACTGGCAAATAAACCGATGTTTCTTGCGGCTGGAACTCCCTTTCCATGGTCATATAGATGCGTAACAGGAAACAGGTCAACCACTTGGGAGGTGCCATCCGTCGAATGACCATCAACTACAATTATTTGATCGATTCTCTCTTTAAGCAAGCTTTCTAAGCATTTACGAATGGTACCAACCATATTTCGAACGATGACTATGCAGCTTATCGTTGAATGTGCATTAGAGGTTACGCTGTTATCCACCGATTCTATACTCTTATCAGGACTTTCATCCATTTTCTCTTACCCCTTAATGAACTCTATTCAATCTTGGTGAGATCCTTACCATCAATGGGCCAAGGGACAGGTAAATCCATCAAAGAGGCTATAGTCGCAAAAATGTCCATTGGACTGGCTATATGTTTTATTTTTTTTGGCTTAACTTCTTTTTTTTGGATTATAAACGGTGACCAAAGCCCTTTTGCTTCAGGCATATAACCATGCGAGCCATTGGATCGTTCATATCCTTGGTAATAATTTGGCAAAATTAATACACCCGGATTTGCCACCCATATGATTTCACCAAATTTTTGATCAATAGGAATGGAATATTCTTTCTGATCTTCTGAGTTAATCAACCGACCGTTTTCCATATTTGCTAAAATTTTTATCAAGATAGCGTTAACAGCGTCATTCAATGGCCAGAATCGGGCAATTGTTGAATCTAAAAAAACGATGAAATCACGACCGTCTTTCAAACCTTGTTTTCCAATTTCCTTTGTAACATCGATTACAGAACTAATCGGAACCATACCATGATCAGAAAATATGAAGACATCAGTATCGAAACGCTTACGGTAACTCTCGATAATTTCTTTCACTTCATTATCAACTTTGAGCAGGCATTTGCTTAGCTCTTGTGAGCAAGGTCCGTATTTATGCCCTATTAAGTCAAGTTCACCTAGCTGGAAAAAGTTGAGGCTGACCTTTTGTATCACCAAAGCCTCCTTGAAAATTTTATCATCCTTCATGTTAGATTGACTTAATACTCTGTACGGAACTTTGTTTGTTTTAAGAATATCAAACAAAGTTGGCACTGATAGTGAGTTCTTAACTATCAAGTCGTAAGAAATAGCTTGTTTAAAGAACTTTAACCTGTTCAGGGGAATATTAATAGCCATTGGGGTTAGTGTTAAATTTAGTATACGTTCAGTTAATTTGAATATTGAAAACACCGCAGCAGTCCTAATTATACGGGGAAAGGAACGCAAATTGTCTGCACACATATCAATCAACCGATTAGTGATTGTTAAGGGCCGCGTCCATTTGTATTGTGATTCTTCAGGGTCAAATAAGAATTCAGTCCAAACACCATGCTTTGCCGGATAAACTCCGGTAAATATACTAGCACCTATTCCCTCAAAGGCAAAGAGTGGTTTGTATTGCCCTGTTAGTGATTTTCTAGAAAGCTCATACATAAAAGGAGTCTTATCTTCACTGAAATAATCAATACTGAGACCATCAACCCATATTACAAGAAGACAATGATTAAATGACTCGGCGGCCAATCAATCAATCCCCCGACAAAAAATCTTTCCGCTAATTGAGCAATAGCTACAGAACAATTGCTTGAATAGATTTGCGTTTAGGGTTCGTCTTTTCGGGACCTTATAAAGGCAAGCAAGCCAGGAGTTATTAAAGTTAGTCGTTAGTTTTCAGATTCTGCGCTAAGTTCATCGAACCAGTGGTGTATACAAAATTGACAGCATTGGTTTCAAACCAATCAGCATTAACTGATACTCTATATGATTTTATTGAACCTTCGTCATATAACGAAGCAACGAACACCCCAGAATCTAAAAGGATTTGATTAAATTGGTAGTAAGTTGCCCTACCGTTTAGTGTACCATTTGGACTCACTAGATTGAAATAGCTTTCAGAGAGCGCATAATTGTTCAATAACATGCTGGTATAAGAAAGTGAATCCGCTCCAATCAATTGGTCAGTCGCAGGCATATAATTCGAGATTGATAGAGAGGCCATAATATCTGAATCGGTTATTCGCGCAGTTGCAGCTTGCCTTTCGAGTGAAAGTGAACCAACTGGATGATATAATACATCAATTTCATGGGATGGTAACATCATATTCATCGAAAGCATCATAAAAATAAAAATAAAAAACACAATTTTGATTCTTTGTCTAATCAGGAGTAATACCGAAGTAAGCGATATAATCAGAAAGGGTAATGTATACAACATAAGCCGTTCTAGACCGAGGAGTCTCCCGAAACCCGGTAAATACATGACGGCAATAATCAAAGTAATGCTAACACACGCAGCCAATGCCCAAGAAGGAACCCCCTTCTTCGAATGGGAACAACAAGTATAAAGAAGCAATAAAGCTCCAAGTCCAATTAAGATAAACTGAAGATCAAACCAGCCTGTAACAATTGGGCCACGAGGCGATCCCCCAGCCCAAGCGCCCCATGATGATAGACCAGCGGAACCCGAAACCCAAGTGCCCAAAAAATTTGAAAATTCGGTTAAATTCCATCCTGTAACATGTACACCAATGTATATAGACCATACAAAAAGCTCGATAAGGATAATACTGACTTTTGTAATGGCTTTTTTCCCTAGATGGATGGATTGAGTCTTAAATATTTTTGATATCAAAGGAGAAAGTAAGAATGTGGTCAAAATTACGATTGAGAAATACCCAACTGTAAAATGAGAAAAAGCAAGCCCAAGCCCGAACAGCGCCGTTAGTATTATAGATTTTTTGCTACTCATCGCTAAAGTGAGTATAACCAAGAACAAGAAGATAATTGCAATTGTCGATCTTAAGTTCTGAATGTACTCCTGGAAGAAAAAGAACATAGGAATAAGACCAACCGATAAGTAAGATATATGGGAAGCCCCAAAGTACTTGATTATCGCAGCCGCAAATATGAGCGGGAGAAAGCTAATTATTATCGGAAATATCCATGAAAAAATTGAGAAAACAGAAAGCCCAAGAACCTGAGATAAGACAGTTGGAAAGATTGTGGTACTCAAATATGAATTATATGGCAAGAATGTGTTGCTAGGGTCCCATACGGTTGCTTGGCTTACAGTAAGCGCATTTGCATACTCAAGTGTAGTATCAGAATAAAAAGGGACAGCGAATCGCGTTACTTGCATGAAGATCACAGATAATGAAAGTATTAATACACAAAAGAAAAAGAAGCGCTCGGAAATCAATTTTCTGAAAATTAACTCGATTGCCAAGAGAATACCAGCTGACTGCGCCGCTACCCCAAATAACAATACAAATATTGCTATTGGTTGATCAAGCCGTATACTTAGTAAATATATGTGTGTTGAAATTGCCCCAATTAAGAGACAAAATAACGAAGCAGCTTTCAGACTGGTTTTCTTCATTTAAAGCCAATAGTTCGTCATATTGATTACCAAAAAAAAATTACGAAAATCAATTACGATACTTATGAATTTGCACTTTGGATAAGACCCTTTAATTGGTACAACCAAATAGCAGGGTGAATGTAAGTAATTGTCGGATCTCTTGTCTTGAAAGCTACAAAAAGGCTTATCGCTGGGGACACAAGTATATGTCTCGCTACACTAGACCGTGAAATAGATGGTTTTAAACCAGTTTCTTTTGTTATCATCTTCCAGGCCCCAGCAAGCTGGGAACCATAAGAATATTGATGCTTAAGCTCATCGCGAAGTCCAGTTCGCAGATGAATAGAAGCAACACTATGATCAACGCGCCACTCAAAACCAGCTTTAGCAATTTTAAAAGCTAAAACTGTATCGACTCCTGCGTTAACAGACATCTTTGGGAAGCCACCTATTGCTTTAAGTAAGTCAGTGTCGTACATTGTGTTATCCAAATTTTTGCCTAAGGTAGGAACCGAAGTTTTTTTATTTACAAATTTCGAAGCGAATTGGGGAGAGTGATATACTGAGGAATAATACTTCTCAAACCGCATGAGACCTACTGGTTTGTTTGGAAATCGAATTCCAGAGGCGACGGCCACTTTTGAATTCTGGAAAGATAAGGGTATTTTTTTCCACCAAACAGGAGATAACAACAGATCCTGTTCAAAACTAATAAAAAAATCAGCCGATACATATTCCAAAGCAGTATTGGCACCATCGCTTATGCCCTTTCCTTTATTAGTGATTACATCCCATCCGTATGCTTCGCCTATAGCTCTCGTATTGTCACTACTCATATCGTCCACTATTAACCGCATACCTACCGAGCTGGCCGGAATAACTTTACCAATCCGTTCTAAAACTAGAGGAAGTGTTAAAGAGCCATTCTTCGTCCACATTACCAAATCTACGCGAGAGTTCAATGATCATTCAGCTCTTAAATCAAGATTAGAAGCCCGAGGGTTCTTACAAATATAAACTGCATATGGAGAACCTCTTGTTTTTACATCTAGAAAGAACCGAAGCAACATCTTTTCAGCATTCTTTTTGCTAATAAGATACTCGGTTCGTCCATGTAAGCCATACCTTTTTGAAAGAAACGCAATTTTACTAAATTTTTGCTCGATCTTCAAAACAGCATATGCTGCTACATAAAGTAAGCCGAAAGCAAAACGAGGTCTAAACGCATTTCTCCAATGTTTTAGAGTAAGTAACATCCAACCTTTATTAGTTAGCATGTTCGAGCAGTTTTTGAGGATAGGATCCCAATGCTTTTTAGGTAATATGTATAGGACGGCGTAGCAAAACACACCATCGAAATTTGAAGTAGCTTGAATCGGTAAATATCTGGCATCAGCTCGGATAATATTAATCTTGTTTTTAACGCCATGCTCATTACAATTGGCCGCCAAGCGGTTTATCATTGAAGGACAAACTTCAACAGCAGTTACGGAGCAACATTTTTCAGCTATCGAGACGGTGAATCTTCCATAACCAGCCCCTACATCCAGAATATTGCGATTTTTCATATCTACTGACATCAGTTCTTCAAGCTGCTTTACATCTGCGAATCTTTTACCAGTTTGAGAGGCACCGAGCGTACTGTGGTCATTATTTGATTTATCAGCCGCTAACCGCTCCCAGTGTGAAAATGTGTCTTCAATTACTTCTCTTTTTATCGCTAAAATAGACATGTTATTCACCACTTTCGGAATTTGATAAGGAAGCTTCGCTTTTTTGAAGGCGAACATAACGGTCGGTAGGAGCAGGGGATAAATCCAGCAATCTACTAAAAAGGCCTTTAAAGGAATAAGCTATATTAAAAATAGGCTTTGGGAATAGTTCCCAAGGTTCTAGGCAGAGACCCAGTCTACTTAATGCGGCGCCTCGCTGAGTCAATGG from Candidatus Bathyarchaeota archaeon encodes:
- a CDS encoding glycosyltransferase, whose amino-acid sequence is MDESPDKSIESVDNSVTSNAHSTISCIVIVRNMVGTIRKCLESLLKERIDQIIVVDGHSTDGTSQVVDLFPVTHLYDHGKGVPAARNIGLFASTAEYILIVDADQWLPSEFIEKLRNHLNKSNCDAVTCDEIWSGSSIWARAQEASWTQVAYFRNNWIYWPRLMRKSLICAVGGWDENLKGFEDLDLWNRIVAFNPRTLRANLKIYSNADDITVVSALKRGIYSHVSLPVYIARYPSQWQKVLSVAPIGFGVDFVLSLGVLVTTKDLKIAVASFVLRASMSIGRFVGVCLHRFTKEIARYPRTIR
- a CDS encoding alkaline phosphatase family protein — translated: MAAESFNHCLLVIWVDGLSIDYFSEDKTPFMYELSRKSLTGQYKPLFAFEGIGASIFTGVYPAKHGVWTEFLFDPEESQYKWTRPLTITNRLIDMCADNLRSFPRIIRTAAVFSIFKLTERILNLTLTPMAINIPLNRLKFFKQAISYDLIVKNSLSVPTLFDILKTNKVPYRVLSQSNMKDDKIFKEALVIQKVSLNFFQLGELDLIGHKYGPCSQELSKCLLKVDNEVKEIIESYRKRFDTDVFIFSDHGMVPISSVIDVTKEIGKQGLKDGRDFIVFLDSTIARFWPLNDAVNAILIKILANMENGRLINSEDQKEYSIPIDQKFGEIIWVANPGVLILPNYYQGYERSNGSHGYMPEAKGLWSPFIIQKKEVKPKKIKHIASPMDIFATIASLMDLPVPWPIDGKDLTKIE
- a CDS encoding glycosyltransferase, yielding MWTKNGSLTLPLVLERIGKVIPASSVGMRLIVDDMSSDNTRAIGEAYGWDVITNKGKGISDGANTALEYVSADFFISFEQDLLLSPVWWKKIPLSFQNSKVAVASGIRFPNKPVGLMRFEKYYSSVYHSPQFASKFVNKKTSVPTLGKNLDNTMYDTDLLKAIGGFPKMSVNAGVDTVLAFKIAKAGFEWRVDHSVASIHLRTGLRDELKHQYSYGSQLAGAWKMITKETGLKPSISRSSVARHILVSPAISLFVAFKTRDPTITYIHPAIWLYQLKGLIQSANS
- a CDS encoding class I SAM-dependent methyltransferase, with the translated sequence MSILAIKREVIEDTFSHWERLAADKSNNDHSTLGASQTGKRFADVKQLEELMSVDMKNRNILDVGAGYGRFTVSIAEKCCSVTAVEVCPSMINRLAANCNEHGVKNKINIIRADARYLPIQATSNFDGVFCYAVLYILPKKHWDPILKNCSNMLTNKGWMLLTLKHWRNAFRPRFAFGLLYVAAYAVLKIEQKFSKIAFLSKRYGLHGRTEYLISKKNAEKMLLRFFLDVKTRGSPYAVYICKNPRASNLDLRAE